Proteins co-encoded in one Brassica rapa cultivar Chiifu-401-42 chromosome A02, CAAS_Brap_v3.01, whole genome shotgun sequence genomic window:
- the LOC103850684 gene encoding serine/threonine-protein kinase 16, whose protein sequence is MGCSFSGLNALYDSGGGDVWINENRFRIVRQLGEGGFAFVFLVKEIVADASSGGGLASKVKDPAHLSDDGTYAMKKVLIQNKEQLELVREEIRVSSLFSHPNLLPLLDHAIIPVKGGQEGAGKHEAFLLFPVHLDGTLLDNSTAMKAKKETFSTTDVLQIFRQLCDGLKHMHSLEPPYAHNDVKPGNVLLTRRKGQTPLAILMDFGSARPARKQIRSRQEALQLQEWTAEHSSAPFRAPELWDCPSHADIDERTDIWSLGCTLYAIMYGVSPFEYVLEESDGSLQLAIVNAKIKWPKAGPKASYPEALHQFVTWMLQPQAAVRPRIDDIIIHVDKLIAKFTK, encoded by the exons ATGGGCTGTTCGTTTTCGGGATTGAACGCGCTTTACGACTCCGGCGGAGGCGACGTGTGGATCAATGAGAACCGTTTCAGGATCGTGAGGCAGCTCGGCGAAGGCGGCTTCGCGTTCGTGTTTCTGGTTAAGGAGATCGTCGCCGACGCTTCGTCCGGTGGCGGTTTGGCGTCGAAAGTCAAGGATCCAGCTCATCTCTCCG ATGATGGAACTTATGCGATGAAGAAAGTTCTAATTCAGAACAAGGAGCAGCTGGAACTTGTGCGGGAGGAGATTCGTGTTTCGTCCTTGTTCAGCCACCCTAATCTGCTTCCTCTCCTTGACCATGCCATTATTCCTGTTAAG GGCGGTCAAGAGGGAGCTGGGAAACACGAGGCCTTCTTGCTATTTCCAGTTCACCTGGATGGAACCTTGCTGGATAATTCCACAGCGATGAAGGCTAAAAAGGAAACTTTCTCAACAACTGATGTCTTGCAAATATTTCGTCAG CTTTGTGATGGACTCAAACACATGCACTCTCTGGAGCCACCATATGCTCACAACGATGTCAAACCTGGAAACGTGCTGTTAACGCGTAGAAAAGGACAGACTCCTCTTGCCATTTTGATGGACTTTGGGAGTGCTCGTCCAGCACGGAAGCAAATCCGCTCCCGTCAAGAGGCCTTACAGTTACAG GAATGGACAGCTGAACATTCTTCAGCACCGTTCAGAGCTCCCGAGCTCTGGGATTGCCCAAGCCATGCTGATATTGATGAGAGAACAGACATATGGTCACTAGGCTGCACACTATACGCAATAAT GTACGGTGTCTCTCCGTTTGAATATGTACTTGAAGAATCTGATGGAAGTCTTCAGCTCGCAATCGTGAACGCTAAGATCAAATGGCCAAAGGCTGGACCAAAGGCTTCTTATCCTGAAGCTCTTCACCAGTTCGTGACTTGGATGCTGCAACCTCAGGCTGCGGTTCGACCTCGCATTGACGATATCATCATCCACGTTGACAAATTGATCGCAAAGTTCACCAAATGA